In Manis pentadactyla isolate mManPen7 chromosome 3, mManPen7.hap1, whole genome shotgun sequence, a single window of DNA contains:
- the SPIN1 gene encoding spindlin-1 isoform X2: MMKKRTSHKKHRSSVGPSKPVSQPRRNIVGCRIQHGWKEGSGPVTQWKGTVLDQVPVNPSLYLIKYDGFDCVYGLELNKDERVSALEVLPDRVATSRISDAHLADTMIGKAVEHMFETEDGSKDEWRGMVLARAPIMNTWFYITYEKDPVLYMYQLLDDYKEGDLRIMPDSNDSPPAEREPGEVVDSLVGKQVEYAKEDGSKRTGMVIHQVEAKPSVYFIKFDDDFHIYVYDLVKTS; the protein is encoded by the exons AAAACATCGGAGCAGTGTTGGGCCAAGCAAACCTGTTTCCCAGCCCCGGCGGAATATCGTAGGCTGCAGGATTCAGCATGGTTGGAAGGAAGGGAGTGGCCCTGTCACCCAGTGGAAAGGAACCGTTCTGGACCAGGTGCCTGTAAATCCTTCTTTGTATCTTATAAAATACGATGGATTTGACTGTGTTTATGGACTAGAACTTAATAAAGATGAAAGAGTTTCTGcgcttgaagtcctccctgatagAGTTG CAACTTCCCGAATCAGCGACGCACACCTAGCTGACACGATGATTGGCAAGGCAGTGGAGCACATGTTTGAGACCGAGGATGGCTCCAAGGACGAGTGGAGGGGAATGGTCCTAGCACGCGCCCCTATAATGAACACATGGTTTTACATTACCTATGAAAAAGATCCTGTCTTGTACATGTACCAGCTCTTAGATGATTATAAAGAAGGCGACCTGCGCATTATGCCTGATTCTA ATGATTCACCTCCAGCAGAAAGGGAACCAGGAGAAGTTGTGGACAGCCTGGTAGGCAAACAAGTGGAATATGCCAAAGAAGATGGCTCTAAAAGGACTGGCATGGTCATTCATCAAGTAGAAGCCAAACCGTCTGTCTATTTCATCAAGTTTGATGATGATTTCCATATTTATGTCTACGATTTGGTGAAAACATCCTAG